From one Leptospira ellinghausenii genomic stretch:
- a CDS encoding DUF167 domain-containing protein has protein sequence MKISVKVKANQKTQSLEFQSETECIAKLKSLPIKGKANQELVGLLAKHFGVTKKDIEIVSGHVSPIKIVEISNLD, from the coding sequence ATGAAAATTTCAGTGAAAGTGAAAGCAAACCAAAAGACTCAAAGCCTGGAATTTCAATCCGAGACGGAATGCATAGCAAAGTTAAAATCATTGCCAATCAAAGGCAAAGCCAATCAGGAATTAGTTGGTCTTCTAGCAAAACATTTCGGAGTCACAAAAAAGGATATCGAAATCGTTTCCGGCCATGTTTCCCCTATAAAAATCGTGGAAATCTCCAATTTGGATTGA
- a CDS encoding ABC transporter ATP-binding protein, with protein sequence MKQPSPLLQTKNLGKTYQVGEVPLVALHSVNVDFFEGELVVMLGASGSGKSTLLNILGGLDIATTGEVLFHGNTLALESDEGLTLYRRNHVGFVFQFYNLIPSLTAEENVRLVTDLSKNSMSPLEALTLVKLSERKDHFPAQLSGGEQQRVAIARAIAKRPELLLCDEPTGALDFKTGRIVLEAITGINQDLGTTTVVITHNESIAQIADRIILVKDGTIVSDAKNKHKKSVSEVSW encoded by the coding sequence ATGAAACAGCCTTCACCACTTCTCCAAACCAAAAACCTCGGAAAAACATACCAAGTTGGTGAAGTACCTCTCGTTGCTCTTCATTCGGTCAATGTCGATTTTTTTGAAGGGGAACTGGTTGTCATGTTAGGAGCCTCAGGGTCTGGCAAATCTACCCTTCTCAATATTTTAGGTGGTTTGGATATCGCAACCACTGGAGAAGTGCTTTTCCATGGAAACACATTAGCACTCGAGTCAGATGAAGGCCTAACCCTCTACCGAAGGAACCATGTGGGTTTTGTCTTTCAGTTCTATAATTTAATCCCAAGTTTGACTGCAGAAGAAAACGTAAGACTTGTAACCGATCTATCAAAAAATTCCATGTCACCATTGGAAGCTCTTACTCTTGTGAAATTAAGTGAAAGAAAAGATCACTTCCCAGCACAACTTTCCGGTGGCGAACAACAACGGGTTGCCATCGCGCGAGCCATTGCCAAAAGACCTGAGCTTTTATTATGCGATGAACCAACAGGAGCATTGGATTTTAAAACAGGAAGGATTGTCTTAGAAGCCATTACTGGGATCAACCAAGATTTAGGAACCACAACGGTTGTGATCACCCATAATGAATCGATCGCTCAAATTGCGGACCGAATCATACTCGTAAAAGACGGAACCATTGTTTCTGACGCGAAGAACAAACACAAAAAATCAGTCTCTGAGGTGAGTTGGTGA
- a CDS encoding M43 family zinc metalloprotease → MRKYKILILFSILLFLSHCVKRKADSGIPDNVLSLLLVNSLLNSSTGPCTTTESIEPIPIGAWSPNGDVFQYSSIYPVTLNKTRPMVQVVLENLDSIPGGLFPLWYLDRNNPSTGFLNKDVATYIGFNTHTSMLPYAKDTSYATSPAVSISNTVDTSQPLGVDFNFEDPSGAKVTFVNSCRKLEIDESNFQTSTALSSTSGLNYFWNSEKKLNVNLIFVNGGNGPAYPIQTEQAIEVALNRWKENYAKSSVRIKLNVSVISADLSGYDMIFDLGTETGFPGSLGGLFQTTSFVGKPNALNVFIVREEIQYGGVLGVSGGIPGPATILGTKQSGIVVFVDAHRLYSNPGEVMTYDEQVLLGETLSHEAGHFLGLWHVTEAYGDNGAIADKDPLRDTPTCHISNDINFNGIIDLNECLGGSGTNSGGRNMMFWSGAVGFTQGEITAEQGWILRLNPLVY, encoded by the coding sequence ATGCGAAAGTACAAAATTCTAATTCTTTTTTCTATACTGCTCTTTCTCTCTCATTGTGTCAAAAGGAAAGCCGACTCAGGTATCCCAGACAATGTTTTGTCGCTCCTTCTCGTCAATTCGTTACTCAATTCCAGCACTGGCCCGTGTACGACAACGGAATCGATAGAGCCCATTCCGATTGGCGCTTGGTCTCCCAATGGAGATGTATTCCAATATTCCTCCATTTATCCTGTTACTTTGAACAAAACGCGTCCCATGGTCCAAGTCGTATTAGAGAATCTTGATTCGATTCCAGGTGGATTATTTCCGTTATGGTATTTGGATCGAAATAATCCTAGCACTGGGTTTCTCAATAAAGACGTAGCAACTTATATCGGTTTTAACACCCATACTTCGATGTTACCTTATGCAAAGGATACTTCGTATGCAACAAGTCCTGCCGTTTCCATTTCCAATACGGTAGACACTTCGCAACCATTGGGAGTTGATTTTAATTTCGAAGATCCCTCAGGTGCGAAGGTTACCTTTGTTAATTCCTGTCGTAAGTTGGAGATTGATGAATCCAATTTTCAAACCTCAACCGCTCTTAGTTCTACGAGTGGATTAAACTATTTCTGGAACTCAGAAAAAAAATTGAATGTTAATCTCATCTTTGTGAATGGAGGGAATGGGCCAGCATACCCGATCCAAACAGAACAAGCTATCGAAGTTGCCTTGAATCGATGGAAAGAAAATTATGCAAAGTCATCCGTCAGAATCAAACTCAATGTGTCTGTGATATCAGCAGATTTATCTGGTTATGATATGATTTTTGATCTTGGAACCGAGACTGGATTTCCAGGGAGTCTAGGTGGATTGTTCCAAACAACAAGTTTTGTGGGCAAACCGAATGCTCTCAATGTTTTTATAGTCAGAGAGGAAATCCAATATGGTGGCGTACTTGGTGTGTCAGGTGGAATTCCAGGTCCTGCTACGATTCTCGGAACCAAACAATCAGGGATTGTTGTCTTTGTCGATGCACATCGATTGTATTCCAATCCTGGAGAAGTGATGACTTACGATGAACAAGTATTACTTGGTGAAACCTTATCTCATGAAGCAGGACACTTCTTAGGGCTTTGGCATGTCACAGAAGCATATGGAGATAATGGAGCGATCGCCGATAAAGATCCACTCCGAGACACACCTACCTGTCATATTTCAAATGATATCAATTTCAATGGTATTATCGATTTAAATGAATGTTTGGGGGGAAGTGGAACAAATTCAGGCGGGCGGAATATGATGTTTTGGTCTGGGGCAGTTGGTTTCACACAAGGAGAGATTACAGCGGAACAAGGGTGGATTCTTAGATTGAATCCTTTGGTATATTAA
- a CDS encoding efflux RND transporter periplasmic adaptor subunit: MDFVEILKSKNAKIGIGVLLLVGFSFLILRKNPKPVEISKVSKGTYQQILSVQGKSKIKELYTVYSPVNGVMRRVELHAGDQVRKGMTLLTVDWDIVKTVKANTNGQILKVYRESAGPVAMEERILEYGDLSKLEIIAYILTEDMPELTLGDPVNLSGFGEQILKGEIANIEPAAITKVSSLGVEEQRVPISIAFDPPSGMGDGYELECKIILFEKPNSILIPSSALFRQDDKWAVYTVEKKKAKLRFVNVENQSEGISLINDGLKEGESIILYPGDGISDGTKVVAE, encoded by the coding sequence ATGGATTTCGTAGAAATATTAAAATCTAAGAATGCAAAGATTGGGATTGGAGTATTATTGCTTGTTGGTTTCTCCTTCTTAATTTTACGCAAGAATCCCAAACCAGTTGAGATCTCAAAAGTATCCAAAGGAACGTACCAACAAATCCTTTCCGTCCAAGGGAAATCAAAGATCAAAGAATTATATACTGTGTATTCGCCTGTGAATGGGGTGATGCGAAGGGTAGAACTCCATGCGGGTGACCAAGTGAGGAAAGGTATGACCCTACTCACTGTCGATTGGGACATTGTCAAAACTGTGAAAGCCAATACGAATGGCCAAATTTTAAAAGTATACAGAGAGAGTGCTGGTCCCGTTGCCATGGAGGAAAGAATCTTAGAGTATGGCGATCTTTCCAAACTAGAAATCATAGCCTATATCTTAACGGAAGACATGCCAGAACTGACATTAGGTGATCCTGTGAATCTGTCTGGATTTGGCGAACAAATCTTAAAAGGGGAAATCGCAAACATTGAACCCGCAGCCATTACAAAGGTATCTTCTCTTGGAGTGGAAGAACAAAGAGTTCCTATATCGATCGCATTTGATCCTCCGAGTGGAATGGGTGATGGTTATGAATTAGAGTGTAAGATCATTCTCTTCGAAAAACCAAACTCCATTCTCATACCAAGTTCAGCACTCTTCCGCCAAGATGACAAATGGGCGGTGTATACAGTTGAGAAGAAAAAAGCAAAATTACGATTTGTAAACGTAGAAAACCAAAGTGAAGGGATTAGTCTCATCAACGATGGTTTGAAGGAAGGAGAATCCATCATTTTGTATCCAGGTGATGGAATCTCTGATGGTACAAAGGTTGTCGCGGAGTAA
- a CDS encoding alpha/beta fold hydrolase: MKKQKNYLTLLLIVGNFLLVACGGNGNQNGKETSAILSVLNGGSQNTSATPEMLQQSNAAYTRDIQTAFQNENDGSFSFNDNISFLSNDGVKITGNLFIPKSGTGPFPAIIFVNSWALNEYEYIVPAAKLAKKGYVVFSYNTRGFGTSGGLINVAGPKDMEDLSKGIDFLLANAPVNASNIGIAGISYGAGISLLGLSKEPRIKTAVAMSGWGSLPDSLYGNQSPRLVWGLLLVTAGYITGRMDPIIAENFQKLLDTRDVATVLSWARERSPNNFVAELNASGKPVYISNNSQDNLFQPNQILPYFEQLTVPKKLDLNNGIHATAEIGGILGINNYVWTNAYDWFDYWLKGIQNGIMTKPKVTIQKRFSSDRVSYSSWPNPSKVEKTYHLRPMGLFSPGKITTTANTSNGNDTILSGGTSATTGVPLLSEILDGAVSVPVKTNVNLIDRTNAMVYLSDSLSSPLKLRGRTFYKGRINSSDYAPHVVVYLYEVDFWGTGKLISHGTATLFNVKGKDVDLNVDLQAVAHDFPAGSRIGLAIDNIDPMYAVPKPISLYTTTFKHSTSTASTLKFESE; encoded by the coding sequence ATGAAAAAGCAAAAAAACTATCTCACTCTCCTCCTCATCGTAGGGAACTTCCTACTTGTGGCGTGTGGGGGGAATGGAAACCAAAACGGAAAAGAAACGAGTGCCATCTTGTCGGTGTTAAATGGCGGTTCACAAAACACAAGTGCAACACCAGAAATGTTACAACAAAGTAATGCTGCATACACTAGAGATATACAAACGGCATTCCAAAATGAAAACGATGGAAGTTTTTCGTTTAACGATAACATTTCGTTTTTAAGTAACGACGGTGTCAAAATCACAGGAAACTTGTTCATACCAAAATCTGGCACAGGTCCCTTCCCTGCGATTATATTTGTCAATAGCTGGGCGCTCAATGAATACGAATACATTGTCCCTGCAGCCAAACTCGCAAAAAAAGGATATGTTGTGTTTAGTTACAACACAAGAGGGTTCGGAACATCCGGTGGACTCATCAATGTAGCAGGACCCAAAGATATGGAAGACCTTTCCAAAGGAATCGATTTCCTTTTAGCGAATGCTCCAGTAAATGCGTCAAACATCGGTATTGCGGGGATTTCGTATGGTGCGGGAATTTCATTACTGGGACTCAGCAAAGAACCAAGGATCAAAACCGCAGTGGCTATGAGTGGTTGGGGAAGTTTACCTGATTCTCTTTATGGCAACCAATCACCAAGACTTGTTTGGGGACTACTCCTTGTCACCGCAGGTTATATCACAGGAAGGATGGATCCAATCATTGCAGAGAATTTTCAAAAACTATTGGATACAAGAGACGTTGCCACTGTATTATCCTGGGCAAGAGAAAGATCACCTAACAATTTTGTAGCGGAACTCAATGCATCTGGCAAACCAGTATACATTTCCAATAACTCACAAGATAATTTATTCCAACCGAACCAAATCCTTCCCTACTTCGAACAACTCACGGTTCCTAAAAAGTTGGATTTAAATAATGGAATCCATGCAACAGCAGAGATTGGTGGGATTCTTGGAATTAACAATTATGTTTGGACCAATGCCTATGACTGGTTCGACTATTGGTTAAAAGGAATCCAAAATGGAATTATGACAAAACCAAAAGTGACAATCCAAAAACGTTTCTCTAGTGATCGTGTGAGTTATTCCTCTTGGCCAAACCCTTCCAAGGTTGAAAAGACTTACCACTTACGACCCATGGGACTCTTTAGCCCTGGCAAAATCACAACAACAGCAAACACAAGTAATGGGAATGATACAATTTTATCGGGAGGAACAAGTGCCACAACTGGAGTTCCCCTTTTATCAGAGATATTGGATGGTGCCGTATCCGTTCCAGTCAAAACAAATGTAAATTTGATTGATCGAACCAATGCGATGGTGTATTTATCTGATAGTCTTTCTTCTCCACTCAAACTTCGCGGGAGAACATTTTACAAAGGTCGTATCAATAGCTCTGACTACGCGCCGCATGTAGTTGTGTACCTCTATGAAGTTGACTTTTGGGGAACGGGAAAACTCATCAGCCATGGAACAGCAACTCTTTTCAATGTGAAAGGAAAAGACGTAGACCTAAATGTAGACCTGCAAGCTGTCGCACATGACTTCCCTGCTGGATCTCGCATTGGTTTGGCGATTGATAACATTGACCCAATGTATGCGGTTCCAAAACCAATTTCACTCTACACAACAACTTTTAAACACAGCACAAGTACTGCATCAACACTTAAGTTTGAAAGTGAATGA
- a CDS encoding helix-turn-helix domain-containing protein, translating to MSEFMGSWLQFGAWYHFVLGIGILVKEKGSKGFPFAMIAAFSGGTLIIYAYRLFAGFEFEFPILNHGYVPIIYLIPGSMQYTIEQFLSTEPVSVGNLKRLYPTFVVVLLLVSLQIFYPQSLEQSMKESFTGLPFSIPEYLALFGCLYWVISFLWMIYQYRHILYNNPNEEAKLGVRVLGMILKGNITFASFIFLSTLFRWNSGIYFTAGIATLMAVVAFIGTEINHELFKDILPGLRQSYRTSRILNLNLEKLQQDLDHLLKQEFVYREETINLSNLSDRLGIKDYQLSEYINAYLGMNFNRLVNEYRIAEVCKLIEQNPKVNLLSLAYQVGFNSKANFNVAFKSLKKMSPSDYAKLVGKG from the coding sequence ATGTCTGAGTTTATGGGGTCTTGGCTCCAATTTGGTGCCTGGTATCATTTTGTTTTAGGAATCGGAATCCTCGTAAAAGAGAAAGGTTCCAAAGGGTTTCCCTTTGCAATGATTGCGGCTTTTTCCGGTGGGACACTGATCATTTACGCCTATAGATTGTTTGCGGGATTCGAATTTGAATTTCCAATCCTCAATCATGGGTATGTGCCCATCATCTATTTGATTCCCGGGAGTATGCAGTATACCATTGAACAGTTCTTAAGTACAGAACCAGTTTCTGTTGGCAATCTCAAACGGTTGTACCCAACTTTTGTTGTCGTTCTTCTCCTTGTTTCCTTACAAATCTTCTATCCGCAATCGTTAGAACAATCCATGAAGGAAAGTTTTACGGGACTTCCGTTCTCCATTCCAGAATACTTGGCCTTATTCGGTTGTCTGTATTGGGTGATCAGTTTCTTATGGATGATTTACCAATACCGACATATCCTCTACAACAATCCAAATGAGGAAGCAAAACTTGGTGTCCGAGTTTTGGGGATGATTTTAAAAGGCAATATAACGTTTGCTAGTTTTATTTTTTTAAGCACTTTATTTCGTTGGAACTCTGGGATTTATTTTACAGCAGGAATCGCCACCCTCATGGCAGTCGTTGCATTCATTGGAACAGAAATCAATCATGAGTTGTTCAAGGATATATTACCAGGCCTACGACAATCCTATCGCACTTCCCGAATCCTAAATCTCAATTTGGAAAAGTTACAACAAGACTTAGACCATTTGTTAAAACAAGAATTTGTTTACCGTGAAGAAACAATCAACCTTTCCAATCTCTCGGATCGACTAGGGATCAAGGATTACCAATTGAGTGAGTACATCAATGCCTATTTAGGAATGAACTTCAATCGATTGGTGAATGAATATCGGATTGCAGAAGTTTGTAAGCTCATCGAACAAAATCCAAAAGTCAATTTGTTATCACTCGCATACCAAGTTGGATTCAATTCTAAAGCAAACTTTAATGTGGCCTTTAAGTCATTGAAGAAAATGTCACCGAGTGATTATGCGAAGTTAGTGGGAAAAGGGTAA
- a CDS encoding ABC transporter permease, which yields MIGSTLNLKLLRDLKTISLQGLTVGLVIAAGLSYFSASWSSYFSLLQAKEQFYSKQSLCDGFVYLNRAPNFLERKIADLPGITNFETRISKEIVLDFPSEVYPSAAQLLSLTDHINTIYLTKGSLPKQNQEVVISESFAKANDLEPGAELSTIIGGKRVLLTVTGIGLSPEYVYVFRPGNPLPDDKHYGIFWMKREAIEANFNFESSFNQVIFQLTKDPLDRKRTLHDLDLILDEYGGLGAKERKFLPSESFLNDEFRQLRTTAVFLPGIFLAIAAFLLHIISNRLITKEREQIATLRALGYTALQIVFHYLKLISFITAISSMLGIFIGYILGNAMTNLYGEFYKFPHLVPVFPPLLMFFSFFFGIFIGGIGTLFSLYSIIKLDPAQAMRPAPPGKYSIAFWESWITDLQTIQRMVLRNLFKRPMRTLLTILGLSTSIMIMIIGNFIQDTVGSLLDLQFNTIQRESLTLTFRNPIHESVLFELKEMDGVFLAEGQRSIPIKMTKDRKSKDIVLTGLPDHSELRKILGQDLKPLQIPVSGIMVNQDLAKRMDIHMGETIQIETLDGEKKKFSVQVTSFANEILGQGVFISKENLNRILEEGNLINIALLKTDPNKDIELIKEFKDDPLVIGLFSKTAILKGFQEVMQRSLQSTSVIILIFTVIISIGVIYNTAMITLSERIYELGSLRILGFTLKEVFAIIAWELSWQILCAIPIGCFFGYQVANLILNSNETEGFKIPATIYPSTYYYSILLALITAGISYLIVFRKLKTMDLLSVLKVRE from the coding sequence GTGATTGGCTCCACTCTCAATTTAAAACTGTTACGAGATCTAAAAACGATCTCTTTACAAGGTTTAACTGTTGGACTTGTCATCGCTGCAGGTCTCAGTTATTTCTCAGCATCGTGGTCATCCTATTTTTCTTTATTACAAGCCAAGGAACAATTTTACAGCAAACAAAGTTTATGTGATGGGTTTGTGTATTTGAATCGTGCTCCCAATTTTTTAGAACGAAAAATTGCAGACCTTCCTGGGATTACCAATTTCGAAACAAGGATTTCAAAAGAAATCGTTTTGGATTTCCCAAGCGAAGTGTATCCTTCTGCGGCTCAACTTTTATCCTTAACCGATCACATCAATACCATCTATTTAACCAAAGGATCATTACCAAAACAAAACCAAGAAGTGGTGATCAGCGAAAGTTTTGCCAAAGCAAATGATTTAGAACCTGGAGCAGAACTCTCTACGATCATTGGAGGGAAACGTGTCCTACTTACGGTCACAGGCATTGGACTCTCTCCAGAATATGTCTATGTCTTTCGCCCAGGAAACCCTCTCCCTGATGACAAACACTATGGAATCTTCTGGATGAAACGAGAGGCAATCGAAGCCAATTTTAATTTTGAATCTTCCTTCAATCAGGTGATTTTCCAACTCACAAAAGACCCATTAGATCGAAAAAGAACACTACACGACTTAGATTTAATCCTGGATGAATACGGTGGCCTTGGTGCCAAAGAACGAAAGTTTTTACCTTCCGAATCCTTTTTAAACGATGAATTTAGACAACTGAGGACAACAGCAGTTTTCCTTCCTGGAATCTTCCTTGCCATCGCTGCTTTTTTATTACACATCATCTCAAATCGTCTCATCACAAAAGAAAGAGAACAAATCGCAACCTTACGCGCATTAGGATACACTGCCTTACAAATTGTTTTCCATTATCTAAAACTCATTTCCTTTATCACTGCAATTAGCAGTATGTTAGGAATTTTCATTGGGTACATTCTTGGAAACGCGATGACAAACCTATATGGAGAATTTTATAAGTTCCCCCATTTGGTTCCTGTATTCCCACCTCTTTTGATGTTCTTTAGTTTTTTCTTTGGAATCTTCATTGGAGGGATCGGCACTCTTTTTTCCTTATACAGCATCATCAAACTAGACCCAGCTCAAGCCATGCGCCCTGCTCCACCAGGGAAATATTCCATCGCATTTTGGGAATCATGGATCACTGATCTGCAAACCATCCAAAGGATGGTACTCCGAAACTTATTCAAAAGGCCCATGCGGACACTCTTAACGATTCTTGGATTATCCACATCCATTATGATCATGATCATTGGAAACTTCATCCAAGATACAGTTGGTTCACTTTTGGATTTGCAGTTTAATACCATCCAACGTGAGTCACTGACATTAACATTTCGGAATCCCATCCATGAGTCTGTTTTATTCGAACTGAAAGAGATGGATGGAGTTTTCCTTGCGGAAGGGCAAAGGTCCATCCCGATTAAGATGACAAAGGACAGGAAGAGTAAAGACATAGTCCTCACAGGCCTTCCCGATCATTCCGAATTAAGAAAAATTCTCGGACAAGATTTAAAACCCTTACAAATCCCAGTTTCTGGAATCATGGTAAACCAAGATTTAGCAAAACGTATGGACATCCATATGGGTGAAACGATACAAATCGAAACTCTTGATGGAGAAAAAAAGAAATTTTCTGTCCAAGTCACATCCTTTGCCAATGAAATTTTGGGACAAGGTGTATTCATAAGCAAAGAGAATTTAAATCGAATCTTAGAAGAAGGAAATCTCATCAATATTGCTTTGTTAAAAACGGATCCAAACAAAGACATTGAGTTAATCAAAGAATTTAAAGATGATCCACTCGTCATTGGTCTTTTTTCCAAAACAGCCATCCTAAAAGGGTTCCAGGAAGTGATGCAGAGATCGTTACAATCTACTTCTGTTATCATTTTGATTTTTACCGTCATCATTTCGATTGGTGTGATCTACAATACGGCAATGATCACTCTCTCCGAACGGATTTATGAATTAGGAAGTTTGCGGATCTTAGGATTCACGTTAAAAGAGGTATTTGCCATCATTGCTTGGGAATTATCATGGCAAATTCTATGTGCCATTCCCATCGGGTGTTTCTTTGGATACCAAGTGGCAAATTTAATCTTAAATAGTAATGAAACAGAAGGATTCAAAATTCCCGCCACGATTTACCCTTCCACATATTATTATTCAATCCTACTTGCTTTAATCACAGCGGGTATTAGCTATTTGATTGTATTTAGGAAATTAAAAACCATGGATTTATTAAGTGTTTTAAAGGTAAGGGAATAA
- a CDS encoding zincin-like metallopeptidase domain-containing protein, translated as MNTFWLTNDLVKFGFTYPIWATENQWKKLGYALKAGESPKTEVVYPYHAQIPIIPQKKTAVEGGEDEQGETEIEYKSCLVHRVYPVLNISQVKIPDCEYEMFVKKTVQNAPESVSEFVKSIKHKMEEIGNDRAAYVVQSDTIWMPKKEYFISEANYWAVYLHELGHWTGAFHRLNRDFSDGIRNYAFEELVAELCSAIFAGEFGFSGELQHKEYIGSWLVILENNPRAIVKAGYLAMEAVEYLKKEAKRG; from the coding sequence CTGAATACCTTTTGGCTTACCAATGACTTAGTGAAGTTTGGGTTTACTTATCCCATTTGGGCCACAGAGAACCAATGGAAAAAACTTGGTTATGCATTGAAAGCAGGGGAATCTCCAAAAACAGAAGTTGTATACCCTTACCATGCTCAAATTCCTATCATTCCCCAAAAGAAAACTGCGGTTGAAGGTGGAGAGGATGAACAAGGTGAAACAGAAATTGAATATAAGTCGTGTTTGGTTCATAGGGTATATCCTGTCCTAAACATCTCACAAGTCAAAATCCCTGATTGTGAATATGAAATGTTTGTCAAGAAGACAGTACAAAATGCTCCGGAAAGCGTTTCTGAGTTTGTGAAATCAATCAAACACAAGATGGAGGAGATTGGAAATGATCGAGCAGCGTATGTCGTGCAATCAGATACAATTTGGATGCCAAAAAAGGAGTATTTCATAAGTGAAGCAAACTACTGGGCGGTTTACTTACACGAGTTAGGCCATTGGACTGGAGCTTTTCACAGATTGAATCGAGATTTTTCTGATGGTATTCGGAATTATGCTTTTGAAGAATTAGTCGCTGAACTTTGCTCGGCTATCTTTGCTGGTGAATTTGGTTTTAGCGGAGAATTGCAACATAAAGAATACATTGGGTCTTGGTTGGTAATCTTGGAAAACAATCCACGAGCGATTGTTAAAGCAGGGTATCTTGCTATGGAAGCTGTGGAGTATCTGAAGAAAGAAGCGAAGAGGGGGTAG
- a CDS encoding HEAT repeat domain-containing protein → MKQVRFPFIILSLCIFVMFPINAEDLDLQTYLKIKEILSNSHHQEEGEVYKERIGKVIDLPLPYLIKIAQSKDNYVFIRARAIRLMELYQNPTSQVALEKTIEDSHENSHLRKLAINTYSRFSKIDPNRQTQFIKKFESDKELGPVVKNTKKNNLNPKQNQIDPNKLKQMNRN, encoded by the coding sequence ATGAAACAAGTTCGATTCCCATTCATCATTTTAAGTCTCTGTATCTTTGTTATGTTTCCAATCAATGCAGAGGATTTAGATCTCCAAACATACCTAAAGATCAAAGAGATTCTCTCTAACTCTCACCACCAAGAAGAAGGTGAGGTTTACAAAGAAAGAATTGGAAAAGTGATAGACCTTCCCTTACCATATTTGATCAAAATTGCCCAATCCAAAGATAACTATGTTTTCATCCGTGCAAGAGCGATTCGTTTAATGGAATTGTACCAAAATCCTACAAGCCAAGTTGCTCTTGAAAAAACCATTGAAGACAGCCATGAAAACTCTCATCTTCGAAAACTTGCCATCAACACTTATTCAAGGTTTTCAAAAATTGATCCAAACAGACAAACTCAATTCATCAAGAAGTTTGAATCCGACAAAGAGTTAGGCCCAGTTGTAAAGAATACGAAGAAGAATAATCTTAATCCGAAACAGAATCAAATTGATCCAAACAAGTTAAAACAAATGAATCGAAACTGA